The following coding sequences lie in one Sesamum indicum cultivar Zhongzhi No. 13 linkage group LG9, S_indicum_v1.0, whole genome shotgun sequence genomic window:
- the LOC105170948 gene encoding ABSCISIC ACID-INSENSITIVE 5-like protein 3 isoform X4, producing the protein MGIQTMNSHLGGGWHQSHVQHPPARHNSWLGLTLEEVENHLVSLQRQASWSLARAFSGKTVDEVWGDIQRGYKMRNAGKTNSQEREPTLGETTLEDFLVKAGMYVNSASIEPMMSLDSALKSQKFSSQMGLSPSPSTDALSDTPTPGRKRISGDLEKTLERRLRRKIKNRESAARSRARKQAYHNELVTKVSRLEEENAKLKKEKEFEEMLSCEFSEPKYQLRRTSSF; encoded by the exons ATGGGGATTCAGACAATGAATTCTCATTTGGGTGGTGGATGGCACCAATCTCATGTTCAGCATCCACCGGCACGGCACAACTCATGGTTAGGCCTCACACTTGAGGAGGTTGAAAACCATTTAG TGTCACTCCAGCGCCAAGCAAGTTGGTCGCTTGCGAGGGCTTTTAGTGGGAAGACGGTGGACGAGGTGTGGGGGGATATCCAACGAGGATATAAGATGAGAAATGCAGGGAAAACAAATAGCCAGGAAAGAGAGCCAACCCTTGGAGAGACAACTTTGGAGGATTTCTTGGTAAAAGCAGGGATGTACGTGAACAGTGCTTCCATTGAACCCATGATGTCCTTGGACAGTGCATTGAAATCTCAAAAATTCTCATCTCAAATGGGTTTGTCGCCTTCTCCTTCAACTGATGCTTTGTCAGATACACCAACACCAGGCAGGAAGAGGATCTCTGGGGACCTTGAAAAGACCCTTGAGAGGAGGCTAAGACGGAAAATTAAGAATAGGGAATCTGCTGCACGCTCACGGGCAAGAAAACAG GCTTACCACAATGAGTTGGTGACTAAGGTCTCGCGGCTTGAAGAGGAAAATGCGAagcttaaaaaagaaaag GAATTCGAGGAGATGCTCTCTTGTGAGTTTTCTGAACCAAAGTACCAGCTCCGAAGAACAAGTTCATTCTGA
- the LOC105170948 gene encoding ABSCISIC ACID-INSENSITIVE 5-like protein 3 isoform X3: MGIQTMNSHLGGGWHQSHVQHPPARHNSWLGLTLEEVENHLAVSLQRQASWSLARAFSGKTVDEVWGDIQRGYKMRNAGKTNSQEREPTLGETTLEDFLVKAGMYVNSASIEPMMSLDSALKSQKFSSQMGLSPSPSTDALSDTPTPGRKRISGDLEKTLERRLRRKIKNRESAARSRARKQAYHNELVTKVSRLEEENAKLKKEKEFEEMLSCEFSEPKYQLRRTSSF; the protein is encoded by the exons ATGGGGATTCAGACAATGAATTCTCATTTGGGTGGTGGATGGCACCAATCTCATGTTCAGCATCCACCGGCACGGCACAACTCATGGTTAGGCCTCACACTTGAGGAGGTTGAAAACCATTTAG CAGTGTCACTCCAGCGCCAAGCAAGTTGGTCGCTTGCGAGGGCTTTTAGTGGGAAGACGGTGGACGAGGTGTGGGGGGATATCCAACGAGGATATAAGATGAGAAATGCAGGGAAAACAAATAGCCAGGAAAGAGAGCCAACCCTTGGAGAGACAACTTTGGAGGATTTCTTGGTAAAAGCAGGGATGTACGTGAACAGTGCTTCCATTGAACCCATGATGTCCTTGGACAGTGCATTGAAATCTCAAAAATTCTCATCTCAAATGGGTTTGTCGCCTTCTCCTTCAACTGATGCTTTGTCAGATACACCAACACCAGGCAGGAAGAGGATCTCTGGGGACCTTGAAAAGACCCTTGAGAGGAGGCTAAGACGGAAAATTAAGAATAGGGAATCTGCTGCACGCTCACGGGCAAGAAAACAG GCTTACCACAATGAGTTGGTGACTAAGGTCTCGCGGCTTGAAGAGGAAAATGCGAagcttaaaaaagaaaag GAATTCGAGGAGATGCTCTCTTGTGAGTTTTCTGAACCAAAGTACCAGCTCCGAAGAACAAGTTCATTCTGA
- the LOC105170948 gene encoding ABSCISIC ACID-INSENSITIVE 5-like protein 6 isoform X2, with protein sequence MGIQTMNSHLGGGWHQSHVQHPPARHNSWLGLTLEEVENHLGNLGKPLGSMNLDELLKNVWTAEASHSSETDNINPSPAVSLQRQASWSLARAFSGKTVDEVWGDIQRGYKMRNAGKTNSQEREPTLGETTLEDFLVKAGMYVNSASIEPMMSLDSALKSQKFSSQMGLSPSPSTDALSDTPTPGRKRISGDLEKTLERRLRRKIKNRESAARSRARKQAYHNELVTKVSRLEEENAKLKKEKASST encoded by the exons ATGGGGATTCAGACAATGAATTCTCATTTGGGTGGTGGATGGCACCAATCTCATGTTCAGCATCCACCGGCACGGCACAACTCATGGTTAGGCCTCACACTTGAGGAGGTTGAAAACCATTTAGGTAATTTAGGCAAACCATTAGGCAGCATGAACCTTGATGAATTGCTTAAGAATGTGTGGACTGCCGAGGCTAGCCACTCGTCTGAAACGGATAATATTAACCCTTCCCCAGCAGTGTCACTCCAGCGCCAAGCAAGTTGGTCGCTTGCGAGGGCTTTTAGTGGGAAGACGGTGGACGAGGTGTGGGGGGATATCCAACGAGGATATAAGATGAGAAATGCAGGGAAAACAAATAGCCAGGAAAGAGAGCCAACCCTTGGAGAGACAACTTTGGAGGATTTCTTGGTAAAAGCAGGGATGTACGTGAACAGTGCTTCCATTGAACCCATGATGTCCTTGGACAGTGCATTGAAATCTCAAAAATTCTCATCTCAAATGGGTTTGTCGCCTTCTCCTTCAACTGATGCTTTGTCAGATACACCAACACCAGGCAGGAAGAGGATCTCTGGGGACCTTGAAAAGACCCTTGAGAGGAGGCTAAGACGGAAAATTAAGAATAGGGAATCTGCTGCACGCTCACGGGCAAGAAAACAG GCTTACCACAATGAGTTGGTGACTAAGGTCTCGCGGCTTGAAGAGGAAAATGCGAagcttaaaaaagaaaaggcaagtAGTACCT GA
- the LOC105170948 gene encoding ABSCISIC ACID-INSENSITIVE 5-like protein 2 isoform X1: MGIQTMNSHLGGGWHQSHVQHPPARHNSWLGLTLEEVENHLGNLGKPLGSMNLDELLKNVWTAEASHSSETDNINPSPAVSLQRQASWSLARAFSGKTVDEVWGDIQRGYKMRNAGKTNSQEREPTLGETTLEDFLVKAGMYVNSASIEPMMSLDSALKSQKFSSQMGLSPSPSTDALSDTPTPGRKRISGDLEKTLERRLRRKIKNRESAARSRARKQAYHNELVTKVSRLEEENAKLKKEKEFEEMLSCEFSEPKYQLRRTSSF; the protein is encoded by the exons ATGGGGATTCAGACAATGAATTCTCATTTGGGTGGTGGATGGCACCAATCTCATGTTCAGCATCCACCGGCACGGCACAACTCATGGTTAGGCCTCACACTTGAGGAGGTTGAAAACCATTTAGGTAATTTAGGCAAACCATTAGGCAGCATGAACCTTGATGAATTGCTTAAGAATGTGTGGACTGCCGAGGCTAGCCACTCGTCTGAAACGGATAATATTAACCCTTCCCCAGCAGTGTCACTCCAGCGCCAAGCAAGTTGGTCGCTTGCGAGGGCTTTTAGTGGGAAGACGGTGGACGAGGTGTGGGGGGATATCCAACGAGGATATAAGATGAGAAATGCAGGGAAAACAAATAGCCAGGAAAGAGAGCCAACCCTTGGAGAGACAACTTTGGAGGATTTCTTGGTAAAAGCAGGGATGTACGTGAACAGTGCTTCCATTGAACCCATGATGTCCTTGGACAGTGCATTGAAATCTCAAAAATTCTCATCTCAAATGGGTTTGTCGCCTTCTCCTTCAACTGATGCTTTGTCAGATACACCAACACCAGGCAGGAAGAGGATCTCTGGGGACCTTGAAAAGACCCTTGAGAGGAGGCTAAGACGGAAAATTAAGAATAGGGAATCTGCTGCACGCTCACGGGCAAGAAAACAG GCTTACCACAATGAGTTGGTGACTAAGGTCTCGCGGCTTGAAGAGGAAAATGCGAagcttaaaaaagaaaag GAATTCGAGGAGATGCTCTCTTGTGAGTTTTCTGAACCAAAGTACCAGCTCCGAAGAACAAGTTCATTCTGA
- the LOC105170949 gene encoding elongation factor 1-beta-like isoform X1 has protein sequence MAVTFSDLHTESGLKALDQFLSGKSYISGSHLTKDDVKVYAAVLEKPKANLYPNASKWYEAVSAKLAPSFPGKALGVRIGGQAAEAAAPAADAKASAADDDDDDLDLFGDETEEDKKAAEQREAAKASTKKKESGKSSVLMDIKPWDDETDMKKLEEAVRSIEMPGLLWGASKLVPVGYGIKKLQIMLTIVDDLVSVDNLIEEYLTVEPINEHVQSCDIVAFNKI, from the exons ATGGCTGTTACTTTCTCCGATCTGCACACGGAATCTGGCCTCAAGGCCCTAGATCAGTTCCTCTCAGGCAAATCTTACATCTCTGG AAGTCATCTGACGAAAGACGACGTTAAGGTATATGCCGCTGTGTTGGAGAAGCCGAAGGCTAATCTTTACCCCAATGCCAGCAAGTGGTATGAAGCTGTTTCTGCAAAGCTTGCACCCAG CTTTCCGGGGAAGGCTCTTGGAGTAAGAATTGGAGGCCAAGCCGCAGAAGCTGCTGCTCCTGCTGCAGACGCTAAG GCTTCTGCTGCcgacgatgatgatgatgatcttgACCTCTTTGGTGATGAGACGGAGGAGGACAAGAAAGCCGCAGAACAGAGGGAGGCTGCAAAGGCATCCActaagaagaaagaaa GTGGAAAATCATCCGTCCTTATGGATATTAAGCCCTGGGATGACGAGACTGACATGAAGAAGTTGGAAGAAGCTGTTCGCAGCATTGAGATGCCAGGCCTCTTGTGGGGAGCAT CAAAATTGGTTCCAGTTGGTTATGGAATTAAGAAGCTTCAAATCATGCTTACCATAGTTGACGATCTCGTCTCGGTCGACAATCTGATAGAGGAGTATCTCACTGTCGAGCCTATCAACGAGCATGTCCAGAGTTGTGACATTGTTGCCTTCAACAAGATCTGA
- the LOC105170949 gene encoding elongation factor 1-beta-like isoform X2, whose product MAVTFSDLHTESGLKALDQFLSGKSYISGHLTKDDVKVYAAVLEKPKANLYPNASKWYEAVSAKLAPSFPGKALGVRIGGQAAEAAAPAADAKASAADDDDDDLDLFGDETEEDKKAAEQREAAKASTKKKESGKSSVLMDIKPWDDETDMKKLEEAVRSIEMPGLLWGASKLVPVGYGIKKLQIMLTIVDDLVSVDNLIEEYLTVEPINEHVQSCDIVAFNKI is encoded by the exons ATGGCTGTTACTTTCTCCGATCTGCACACGGAATCTGGCCTCAAGGCCCTAGATCAGTTCCTCTCAGGCAAATCTTACATCTCTGG TCATCTGACGAAAGACGACGTTAAGGTATATGCCGCTGTGTTGGAGAAGCCGAAGGCTAATCTTTACCCCAATGCCAGCAAGTGGTATGAAGCTGTTTCTGCAAAGCTTGCACCCAG CTTTCCGGGGAAGGCTCTTGGAGTAAGAATTGGAGGCCAAGCCGCAGAAGCTGCTGCTCCTGCTGCAGACGCTAAG GCTTCTGCTGCcgacgatgatgatgatgatcttgACCTCTTTGGTGATGAGACGGAGGAGGACAAGAAAGCCGCAGAACAGAGGGAGGCTGCAAAGGCATCCActaagaagaaagaaa GTGGAAAATCATCCGTCCTTATGGATATTAAGCCCTGGGATGACGAGACTGACATGAAGAAGTTGGAAGAAGCTGTTCGCAGCATTGAGATGCCAGGCCTCTTGTGGGGAGCAT CAAAATTGGTTCCAGTTGGTTATGGAATTAAGAAGCTTCAAATCATGCTTACCATAGTTGACGATCTCGTCTCGGTCGACAATCTGATAGAGGAGTATCTCACTGTCGAGCCTATCAACGAGCATGTCCAGAGTTGTGACATTGTTGCCTTCAACAAGATCTGA
- the LOC105170950 gene encoding probable E3 ubiquitin-protein ligase RHC1A translates to MSSGGNTHWCYQCRQPVRPRGRNLVCPYCDGGFIQELAEFMGAHSNDTSDFGFMETFHDPRFGIMDAFAALMRHRMTGRDPNFDVRTRPGMLPERSVGIGSRPPGPLLIFHGQHPAGLPDQDPFDFFFNSSPGMGHRQADFSDFFMGHGLHELIEQLSMNDRRGPPPAPRSAIDAMPTIKITQRHLNTDAHCPVCKDKFELGSKARQMPCDHIYHSDCIVPWLVEHNSCPVCRLELPSQGSGSARPNWNERTGNPSSSGASSNRRENNSQNQGRWNPFSFLWPSNSSNQNSQRHSETGGNNSPAPSEEHNRMRWPFDY, encoded by the coding sequence atgtcAAGTGGTGGAAACACTCATTGGTGCTACCAGTGCCGCCAGCCAGTTCGGCCTCGGGGCCGTAATTTGGTTTGCCCATACTGTGATGGAGGCTTCATACAAGAGCTGGCTGAGTTTATGGGGGCTCATTCTAATGATACTTCTGACTTTGGATTCATGGAAACTTTCCATGACCCTAGATTCGGTATTATGGATGCATTTGCAGCACTTATGAGGCACAGAATGACTGGAAGAGACCCTAATTTTGATGTCAGAACAAGACCAGGCATGCTTCCAGAACGAAGTGTGGGTATTGGTTCCCGACCTCCTGGCCCTTTATTGATATTCCATGGTCAACATCCTGCTGGACTGCCTGATCAGGATccatttgatttctttttcaatagcAGCCCTGGAATGGGGCATAGACAAGCTGATTTTAGTGATTTCTTTATGGGGCATGGGTTACATGAATTGATTGAGCAGCTAAGTATGAATGACAGGCGAGGACCACCTCCTGCACCTCGTTCTGCAATTGATGCTATGCCAACCATTAAAATTACGCAAAGGCATCTTAATACTGATGCACACTGCCCTGTGTGTAAAGATAAATTTGAGTTGGGCTCAAAAGCGAGGCAGATGCCTTGTGATCATATTTACCATTCCGATTGCATCGTTCCTTGGCTGGTCGAACATAACTCTTGTCCTGTTTGCCGCCTTGAGCTGCCATCCCAAGGTTCTGGAAGTGCTCGTCCTAACTGGAATGAGAGAACTGGGAATCCAAGTAGCAGTGGTGCCAGCAGCAATAGAAGGGAGAATAATTCTCAGAATCAGGGGCGGTGGAATCCATTCTCGTTCCTGTGGCCTTCTAAttcatcaaatcaaaattctcAACGTCATTCAGAAACTGGAGGAAATAACTCGCCGGCTCCTAGTGAAGAGCATAATCGGATGAGATGGCCTTTTGATTATTAA
- the LOC105170953 gene encoding uncharacterized protein LOC105170953 isoform X1 → MELKLKIEDMSPASRSKSKDKKAGKEPQKGISKPSGHANTSNGTPASGYNPLLGTFHTFEAAPVPSASPLHVNGRFRNIDDTDDHNGNSSAAGVEYDSVSNNGSWSGESEDHKEKTSQPHPRQESVPGADNDKREKIRQKNERKHQRQKERRAQELHERCSGYLMSRKLEALAQQLVAMGFSQERATMALILNEGRVEESVAWLFEGGEEDKHMEHNLDSGGNLKIDISEELARITDMEIRYKASKQEVERAVVSCEGDLEKAEELLKAQKEEPPAVPSKPEETGDPPTVANSKQPIAISQNPLRIQGKSNSSTIVQQKRDEKDFNYTKVPVTIGSSVEPGSKNIQVLKKVQPKLDWTKPQQISAPAEKRWASAASNASSSFSVASPLQASPPPAKTESRYMAVGNELKNLQLGSVKEPVIVMQRPQSINGKQAPSTSLSSSPPGTGVGWYPNSVETVKPHGFVPPPVAVSRSLSPNGVTSNPFYNQLHYQPQQQFVSSSSSMDSLGTTRGNGLWSRGGASPALAAASSLGLFSGVGTNGTSGSSSPVDWNTGSSMLQFDYTNIDWSLDRGSLSSRPNGLWTGANYSMQNNARTYDSFAYGLGMKSAMRPVLSNGNGAPHPGLQDGVTSTDPTGGGSREWTSPFEEKDLFSLPRQFVSSPSL, encoded by the exons ATG gaattaaaacttaaaattgaGGACATGTCTCCAGCATCCAGATCTAAGTCCAAAGACAAAAAGGCTGGCAAGGAACCTCAAAAGGGTATTTCAAAGCCTTCAGGTCATGCTAACACAAGTAATGGGACCCCAGCAAGTGGATACAATCCTCTTCTGGGAACATTTCATACATTTGAGGCAGCACCCGTGCCTTCTGCCAGTCCACTTCATGTGAATGGTCGATTCCGGAATATAGATGATACAGATGATCATAATGGAAATTCATCTGCGGCTGGTGTTGAATATGATTCTGTTTCTAATAATGGCAGCTGGTCTGGTGAGTCGGAAgatcataaagaaaaaacatctCAGCCCCATCCCCGGCAGGAGTCAGTACCTGGAGCTGACAAtgacaaaagagaaaaaatacgCCAGAAGAATGAAAGGAAACATCAACGTCAAAAGGAGAGGCGAGCTCAAGAGTTGCATGAACGGTGCAGTGGCTATCTCATGTCAAGAAAGCTAGAAGCACTCGCTCAACAGCTTGTAGCTATGGGTTTCTCTCAGGAACGGGCAACAATGGCTCTTATTTTGAATGAAGGTAGAGTAGAGGAATCAGTGGCATGGCTCTTTGAAGGTGGCGAAGAAGACAAGCATATGGAACATAATCTTGATAGTGGGGGTAATTTGAAAATCGACATATCAGAAGAGCTTGCTCGTATTACAGACATGGAAATTAGATATAAAGCTTCCAAACAGGAGGTTGAAAGAGCTGTAGTTTCCTGTGAGGGTGATCTTGAGAAGGCCGAAGAACTGTTGAAGGCACAGAAGGAGGAGCCTCCTGCTGTCCCTTCCAAGCCTGAAGAAACTGGCGATCCTCCTACTGTGGCCAACAGCAAGCAACCAATAGCGATTAGTCAGAATCCCTTGAGAATACAAGGGAAGTCTAATTCATCTACTATTGTGCAACAGAAAAGGGATGAAAAAGATTTTAACTATACAAAAGTTCCAGTAACCATAGGATCTTCAGTGGAACCTGGGTCCAAAAATATTCAGGTGCTAAAGAAAGTGCAGCCTAAGTTGGATTGGACCAAACCACAGCAGATATCTGCACCAGCAGAGAAAAGGTGGGCAAGTGCAGCGTCTAATGCTTCCTCTTCCTTTTCAGTAGCATCACCCTTGCAGGCTTCGCCTCCCCCAGCCAAAACAGAAAGCCGTTACATGGCTGTTGGAAATGAATTGAAGAATTTACAGCTTGGATCGGTGAAAGAACCGGTCATTGTCATGCAGCGACCTCAATCCATTAATGGGAAGCAAGCTCCCAGCACAAGTCTTAGCTCTTCTCCTCCTGGGACTGGTGTGGGTTGGTATCCAAATTCTGTTGAAACGGTGAAGCCCCATGGGTTCGTGCCACCACCTGTTGCTGTATCTAGAAGCCTTAGTCCCAATGGTGTTACTTCAAATCCATTTTACAACCAACTTCACTACCAACCACAGCAGCAATTTGTGTCCAGCAGTAGCTCAATGGATTCTCTGGGAACCACACGGGGGAACGGTTTGTGGAGCAGAGGAGGTGCATCACCAGCGCTTGCTGCAGCTTCCTCCCTTGGGCTCTTCTCTGGGGTAGGTACCAACGGGACATCAGGGTCTTCATCTCCGGTGGATTGGAACACAGGCAGCTCGATGTTGCAGTTTGATTATACCAACATAGACTGGAGTTTGGATCGTGGATCATTATCGTCAAGGCCCAATGGGCTGTGGACTGGTGCGAACTACTCCATGCAAAACAATGCTCGTACGTATGATTCATTTGCTTACGGTCTAGGTATGAAGTCCGCTATGAGGCCTGTCCTTTCCAATGGGAATGGTGCACCGCATCCAGGATTGCAAGATGGGGTAACTTCTACTGATCCAACTGGTGGTGGTTCTCGAGAATGGACATCTCCATTTGAAGAGAAAGACCTTTTCAGTTTACCCAGACAGTTTGTTTCCTCCCCTTCTCTGTAA
- the LOC105170953 gene encoding uncharacterized protein LOC105170953 isoform X2 — MSPASRSKSKDKKAGKEPQKGISKPSGHANTSNGTPASGYNPLLGTFHTFEAAPVPSASPLHVNGRFRNIDDTDDHNGNSSAAGVEYDSVSNNGSWSGESEDHKEKTSQPHPRQESVPGADNDKREKIRQKNERKHQRQKERRAQELHERCSGYLMSRKLEALAQQLVAMGFSQERATMALILNEGRVEESVAWLFEGGEEDKHMEHNLDSGGNLKIDISEELARITDMEIRYKASKQEVERAVVSCEGDLEKAEELLKAQKEEPPAVPSKPEETGDPPTVANSKQPIAISQNPLRIQGKSNSSTIVQQKRDEKDFNYTKVPVTIGSSVEPGSKNIQVLKKVQPKLDWTKPQQISAPAEKRWASAASNASSSFSVASPLQASPPPAKTESRYMAVGNELKNLQLGSVKEPVIVMQRPQSINGKQAPSTSLSSSPPGTGVGWYPNSVETVKPHGFVPPPVAVSRSLSPNGVTSNPFYNQLHYQPQQQFVSSSSSMDSLGTTRGNGLWSRGGASPALAAASSLGLFSGVGTNGTSGSSSPVDWNTGSSMLQFDYTNIDWSLDRGSLSSRPNGLWTGANYSMQNNARTYDSFAYGLGMKSAMRPVLSNGNGAPHPGLQDGVTSTDPTGGGSREWTSPFEEKDLFSLPRQFVSSPSL; from the coding sequence ATGTCTCCAGCATCCAGATCTAAGTCCAAAGACAAAAAGGCTGGCAAGGAACCTCAAAAGGGTATTTCAAAGCCTTCAGGTCATGCTAACACAAGTAATGGGACCCCAGCAAGTGGATACAATCCTCTTCTGGGAACATTTCATACATTTGAGGCAGCACCCGTGCCTTCTGCCAGTCCACTTCATGTGAATGGTCGATTCCGGAATATAGATGATACAGATGATCATAATGGAAATTCATCTGCGGCTGGTGTTGAATATGATTCTGTTTCTAATAATGGCAGCTGGTCTGGTGAGTCGGAAgatcataaagaaaaaacatctCAGCCCCATCCCCGGCAGGAGTCAGTACCTGGAGCTGACAAtgacaaaagagaaaaaatacgCCAGAAGAATGAAAGGAAACATCAACGTCAAAAGGAGAGGCGAGCTCAAGAGTTGCATGAACGGTGCAGTGGCTATCTCATGTCAAGAAAGCTAGAAGCACTCGCTCAACAGCTTGTAGCTATGGGTTTCTCTCAGGAACGGGCAACAATGGCTCTTATTTTGAATGAAGGTAGAGTAGAGGAATCAGTGGCATGGCTCTTTGAAGGTGGCGAAGAAGACAAGCATATGGAACATAATCTTGATAGTGGGGGTAATTTGAAAATCGACATATCAGAAGAGCTTGCTCGTATTACAGACATGGAAATTAGATATAAAGCTTCCAAACAGGAGGTTGAAAGAGCTGTAGTTTCCTGTGAGGGTGATCTTGAGAAGGCCGAAGAACTGTTGAAGGCACAGAAGGAGGAGCCTCCTGCTGTCCCTTCCAAGCCTGAAGAAACTGGCGATCCTCCTACTGTGGCCAACAGCAAGCAACCAATAGCGATTAGTCAGAATCCCTTGAGAATACAAGGGAAGTCTAATTCATCTACTATTGTGCAACAGAAAAGGGATGAAAAAGATTTTAACTATACAAAAGTTCCAGTAACCATAGGATCTTCAGTGGAACCTGGGTCCAAAAATATTCAGGTGCTAAAGAAAGTGCAGCCTAAGTTGGATTGGACCAAACCACAGCAGATATCTGCACCAGCAGAGAAAAGGTGGGCAAGTGCAGCGTCTAATGCTTCCTCTTCCTTTTCAGTAGCATCACCCTTGCAGGCTTCGCCTCCCCCAGCCAAAACAGAAAGCCGTTACATGGCTGTTGGAAATGAATTGAAGAATTTACAGCTTGGATCGGTGAAAGAACCGGTCATTGTCATGCAGCGACCTCAATCCATTAATGGGAAGCAAGCTCCCAGCACAAGTCTTAGCTCTTCTCCTCCTGGGACTGGTGTGGGTTGGTATCCAAATTCTGTTGAAACGGTGAAGCCCCATGGGTTCGTGCCACCACCTGTTGCTGTATCTAGAAGCCTTAGTCCCAATGGTGTTACTTCAAATCCATTTTACAACCAACTTCACTACCAACCACAGCAGCAATTTGTGTCCAGCAGTAGCTCAATGGATTCTCTGGGAACCACACGGGGGAACGGTTTGTGGAGCAGAGGAGGTGCATCACCAGCGCTTGCTGCAGCTTCCTCCCTTGGGCTCTTCTCTGGGGTAGGTACCAACGGGACATCAGGGTCTTCATCTCCGGTGGATTGGAACACAGGCAGCTCGATGTTGCAGTTTGATTATACCAACATAGACTGGAGTTTGGATCGTGGATCATTATCGTCAAGGCCCAATGGGCTGTGGACTGGTGCGAACTACTCCATGCAAAACAATGCTCGTACGTATGATTCATTTGCTTACGGTCTAGGTATGAAGTCCGCTATGAGGCCTGTCCTTTCCAATGGGAATGGTGCACCGCATCCAGGATTGCAAGATGGGGTAACTTCTACTGATCCAACTGGTGGTGGTTCTCGAGAATGGACATCTCCATTTGAAGAGAAAGACCTTTTCAGTTTACCCAGACAGTTTGTTTCCTCCCCTTCTCTGTAA